From a region of the Salvelinus alpinus chromosome 2, SLU_Salpinus.1, whole genome shotgun sequence genome:
- the LOC139555192 gene encoding uncharacterized protein isoform X1, with product MNGPKRTWQQVKIKYKNILQNAVKKNTHRQGTGGGSPKADLTPAEDMALELNKGRPVLEGIPGGKETSIGSSQDATRFIQVSGSTVFLLEPPAQAPDDADPGEGPSAAATAHDGDDDEEETISLDSRRHEDPDAIQWENQPGNISSQAIRKLYGNHLRRQIELADIDIQYKKKKMENLALESEIKRTIRKLDLEIKKLEREVRYAFNVHCMLTVTQMY from the exons atgaacgggccaaaacggacatggcagcaggtcaaaatcaaatacaagaacattctgcagaatg cagtgaaaaagaatacccacagacaaggcacgggtggtgggtcaccaaaggctgaccttaccccagcagaggacatggccttggagctaaataaaggcaggcccgtcttagaggggatccctggggggaaagagacgagcataggttcctcccaagatgccacccgcttcattcaag tgtctggcagcactgtgttcctgttagagccaccagcacaagcaccagacgatgctgatcca ggtgaaggccccagtgcagcagcaacagcacatgatggagacgatgatgaggaggagaccatctctctggattccagaaggcatgag gacccagatgctatacagtgggaaaaccagcctggcaacata agctcacaagctatcagaaagttgtatggcaaccacctccggcgccaaatagaactggcagacatagacattcagtacaagaagaaaaagatggaaaatcttgcactggagtccgaaataaagaggacaattaggaaactggaccttgaaataaaaaaacttgagagggaggtgagatatgccttcaatgtacactgtatgctaactgtaacacaaatgtattaa
- the LOC139555192 gene encoding uncharacterized protein isoform X2 yields the protein MNGPKRTWQQVKIKYKNILQNAVKKNTHRQGTGGGSPKADLTPAEDMALELNKGRPVLEGIPGGKETSIGSSQDATRFIQVSGSTVFLLEPPAQAPDDADPGEGPSAAATAHDGDDDEEETISLDSRRHEDPDAIQWENQPGNISSQAIRKLYGNHLRRQIELADIDIQYKKKKMENLALESEIKRTIRKLDLEIKKLERELQEDDTAQNKN from the exons atgaacgggccaaaacggacatggcagcaggtcaaaatcaaatacaagaacattctgcagaatg cagtgaaaaagaatacccacagacaaggcacgggtggtgggtcaccaaaggctgaccttaccccagcagaggacatggccttggagctaaataaaggcaggcccgtcttagaggggatccctggggggaaagagacgagcataggttcctcccaagatgccacccgcttcattcaag tgtctggcagcactgtgttcctgttagagccaccagcacaagcaccagacgatgctgatcca ggtgaaggccccagtgcagcagcaacagcacatgatggagacgatgatgaggaggagaccatctctctggattccagaaggcatgag gacccagatgctatacagtgggaaaaccagcctggcaacata agctcacaagctatcagaaagttgtatggcaaccacctccggcgccaaatagaactggcagacatagacattcagtacaagaagaaaaagatggaaaatcttgcactggagtccgaaataaagaggacaattaggaaactggaccttgaaataaaaaaacttgagagggag ctccaagaagatgacacagctcaaaataaaaattag